The Gammaproteobacteria bacterium genome contains a region encoding:
- a CDS encoding helix-turn-helix transcriptional regulator, with translation MKDIYKHISLTLKALRRERGWSLDKAAEETGVSKAMLGQIEREESSPTIATLWKIASGFRTSFSSFIEEIGTEFDEPIYRAGQPRRIHPSDKKIRVMPLFPFDKQLNFEIYIIDLLPGCEHLSPPHKHGVIEHVIVVEGKMDVLVNGVWQVLNKGEGLRFNANQPHGYRNTTTKIASFHDMIHYPNN, from the coding sequence GTGAAAGATATTTATAAGCATATTTCCCTAACATTAAAGGCCTTACGCAGAGAACGCGGTTGGAGTTTAGATAAAGCAGCGGAAGAAACTGGAGTAAGTAAAGCAATGTTAGGGCAAATTGAGAGAGAGGAGTCTAGCCCCACCATTGCAACTTTATGGAAAATTGCGAGCGGTTTTCGTACTTCTTTTTCTTCTTTTATTGAAGAGATTGGCACAGAGTTTGATGAACCTATCTATCGAGCTGGGCAACCACGGCGTATTCATCCCAGTGATAAAAAAATACGTGTAATGCCCTTATTTCCTTTTGATAAACAATTAAATTTTGAAATTTATATCATTGACTTGTTACCGGGATGTGAACATTTATCGCCGCCACATAAACACGGAGTGATTGAGCATGTCATTGTGGTCGAAGGAAAAATGGACGTTTTAGTAAATGGCGTTTGGCAAGTTTTAAATAAGGGCGAGGGATTAAGGTTCAATGCAAATCAACCCCATGGTTACCGAAATACAACCACAAAAATTGCCTCATTTCACGATATGATTCATTATCCCAATAATTAA
- a CDS encoding DUF2000 domain-containing protein: MSEEKFKNKLVAVLNKSIETGKVMNALAHMCIGLGSAIGKAELRLTDYEDADGGLHPFISEIPFIILSENSNKIKKLRNEAIASKIIFNDFTDTMTVGTYKEQIARTLQVKDEDLIYYGIVLFGDWDQVTELTRKFSLWR, encoded by the coding sequence ATGTCAGAAGAGAAATTTAAAAATAAGTTGGTCGCTGTCTTAAATAAAAGCATTGAGACGGGCAAAGTGATGAATGCTTTAGCACATATGTGCATTGGTTTAGGCTCAGCGATTGGTAAAGCAGAATTGCGCTTAACAGACTATGAAGATGCAGATGGGGGCTTACATCCCTTCATTTCGGAAATCCCATTTATTATTCTGTCCGAAAACTCAAACAAGATTAAAAAATTACGCAATGAAGCGATTGCCAGTAAGATAATATTCAATGATTTCACTGATACAATGACAGTGGGAACTTATAAAGAACAAATTGCAAGGACATTGCAGGTCAAAGATGAAGACCTTATCTATTATGGAATTGTATTGTTTGGGGACTGGGATCAGGTAACTGAGCTCACCCGTAAGTTTTCTCTGTGGCGATAA
- a CDS encoding DHA2 family efflux MFS transporter permease subunit, whose protein sequence is MDLLTKRATLFIISLALFMDVLDSNIINTAIPAMSRSFQVNPINLKIALISYLLSLAIFIPISGWTADKYGTKRVFIAALGLFTISSFWCGYAHTLMELVIARSIQGIGGAFMISLGRLIVARTFKRHELVSAMNAVIIVVSVAVMVGPFVGGIITDNFSWPWIFWVNIPVGIFAIIFSVYFLRDDAQKKERPFDMWGFILFGGSLAMLCFSLSQMSETDIDLHASWAMITIAAVMLIIFIIHAKRYDHPVINIELFRIRTFRISVFGNLFSRLGFGGMPFLLPLLQQMGLGFSAQLSGLLLVPMAFGIIFSKLFGLRILKLMGYKNFLLLNTTLVAFTIFSFAIINQHTSVYTIASLTFILGIFITSQFTAMNSLAFSQISRDELSNSTPITSTAQVLGQSLGVAVGAILLRYHSSQLKQVLLTPTVFHQTFFSMGLLTLLSALIFISLRPDDGQQMLLAGSENES, encoded by the coding sequence ATGGACTTATTAACAAAACGCGCCACCCTCTTTATCATTTCCCTAGCATTGTTCATGGATGTATTAGATTCGAATATCATTAATACTGCAATTCCAGCGATGTCACGCAGTTTTCAAGTGAACCCTATTAATTTAAAAATTGCATTGATCAGTTATTTGCTGAGCTTGGCTATCTTTATTCCCATTAGTGGCTGGACAGCCGATAAGTATGGCACTAAGCGCGTGTTTATCGCTGCTTTAGGTCTCTTCACGATAAGTTCATTTTGGTGTGGATACGCCCACACCCTTATGGAGCTGGTTATTGCGCGCAGTATTCAGGGGATAGGAGGTGCCTTCATGATTTCATTAGGAAGGTTAATCGTAGCCCGTACATTTAAGCGTCACGAATTAGTGTCAGCTATGAATGCTGTGATTATTGTGGTTTCGGTTGCAGTAATGGTAGGGCCTTTTGTAGGGGGTATTATCACAGATAATTTTTCTTGGCCGTGGATTTTTTGGGTGAATATTCCCGTGGGAATTTTTGCCATAATTTTTTCTGTGTATTTTTTAAGAGATGACGCACAAAAAAAAGAGCGACCTTTTGATATGTGGGGTTTTATTTTATTTGGTGGCAGTTTAGCCATGTTATGCTTTTCACTTTCCCAAATGAGCGAAACAGATATTGATCTGCATGCCTCGTGGGCGATGATAACGATTGCGGCGGTCATGTTAATTATTTTTATAATTCATGCCAAACGATATGACCATCCCGTTATTAATATTGAATTATTTCGTATTCGAACTTTTCGAATTTCAGTTTTTGGAAATCTTTTCTCACGATTAGGTTTTGGCGGCATGCCATTTTTGCTGCCATTATTACAGCAGATGGGATTAGGCTTCAGCGCGCAATTATCTGGATTATTATTAGTACCTATGGCATTTGGTATTATTTTTTCAAAGCTCTTCGGGTTACGAATTCTAAAACTGATGGGTTATAAAAATTTTTTATTATTGAACACCACGTTAGTCGCATTCACTATATTTTCGTTTGCGATAATAAACCAACATACCTCAGTCTATACCATAGCTAGTTTAACTTTTATTCTCGGCATTTTTATCACATCACAATTCACAGCGATGAATTCTCTTGCTTTCTCACAGATTAGCCGGGATGAATTAAGTAATTCAACCCCTATAACAAGTACAGCCCAAGTGTTGGGACAAAGTCTAGGTGTTGCTGTTGGAGCGATATTGCTTAGATATCATTCTTCACAGTTAAAACAGGTTTTATTAACACCCACCGTGTTTCATCAAACTTTTTTTTCAATGGGTTTACTTACCCTATTGTCAGCGCTTATTTTCATTAGTTTAAGACCTGATGATGGCCAGCAAATGCTGCTTGCAGGATCTGAAAATGAAAGTTAA
- the nudC gene encoding NAD(+) diphosphatase, producing MLSENDHCLFFWDDKLLTQQKDLNCVIPLGEVKHDTCLGITQENYYFLGNFENKTIYVVNLHSSIKINTHHLFLPARDLLTTVEGERSKLILRAKQLINWHRSSLYCGSCGSPTTISSIEIAKICTHCQKIIYPASFPAVIVLIEHGDKILLARSPHFPKGVYSTLAGFVEAGESCEEAVKREVLEEVGIIVKDLKYFGSQSWPFPNSFMVGFKAHYESGQMCINDKELEDAQWFSREALPNLPPPASIARHMIDSFLVKNNLNSAQN from the coding sequence ATGCTCTCAGAAAATGATCATTGTTTATTTTTTTGGGATGACAAATTATTAACGCAACAGAAAGATTTAAATTGCGTCATTCCCCTGGGTGAAGTAAAGCATGATACCTGCTTGGGTATCACACAAGAGAATTATTATTTTCTGGGTAATTTTGAAAACAAAACTATCTATGTTGTAAATTTGCATTCGTCAATAAAAATTAATACCCACCATCTCTTCCTCCCGGCTCGTGATCTCCTGACCACAGTGGAGGGAGAGAGGTCTAAATTAATATTACGTGCCAAACAACTGATAAATTGGCATCGCTCTTCTCTTTATTGTGGCAGTTGCGGCTCTCCCACAACAATAAGTAGCATAGAAATTGCTAAGATTTGCACGCACTGTCAAAAAATTATTTACCCTGCTAGCTTTCCAGCTGTCATTGTTCTAATTGAGCACGGAGATAAGATTCTTCTAGCAAGATCACCTCATTTCCCTAAAGGGGTATACAGCACCTTAGCAGGTTTTGTTGAAGCTGGAGAATCCTGCGAAGAGGCGGTCAAACGAGAAGTGCTAGAAGAAGTAGGTATTATAGTGAAAGATCTTAAATACTTTGGTAGTCAATCATGGCCTTTTCCAAATTCATTTATGGTAGGATTTAAAGCACACTATGAAAGTGGCCAGATGTGTATAAATGATAAAGAACTAGAGGATGCTCAATGGTTTAGCAGAGAGGCTTTACCGAATCTTCCTCCTCCTGCAAGTATTGCAAGGCATATGATTGATAGTTTTCTTGTGAAAAATAATTTAAATTCCGCTCAAAATTGA
- a CDS encoding NUDIX domain-containing protein: MKKIIRFFYKWATYLLCKIKSVLGVVTLGARAIILNQDNQILLVKHTYQPHWYLPGGGVKRGESIKTAVLRELREEVGIVTQQEPELFGIYFNTYLGQNDYPVIFVIKNYSIEEVDSPEIEAKGWFDFEKLPAMVSPGTQRRLSEYFSNSVRLDTW; the protein is encoded by the coding sequence ATGAAAAAAATCATACGTTTTTTTTACAAATGGGCGACATATTTGCTATGTAAAATTAAATCCGTATTGGGAGTGGTCACCCTTGGTGCGCGTGCAATTATCCTAAATCAGGATAACCAAATACTACTGGTCAAGCATACTTATCAACCACATTGGTATTTACCAGGAGGCGGCGTTAAAAGAGGTGAATCAATTAAAACAGCTGTTTTACGCGAGCTCCGAGAAGAGGTAGGTATAGTCACTCAACAAGAGCCAGAATTATTCGGCATTTATTTTAACACTTATTTAGGGCAAAACGATTATCCCGTAATTTTCGTGATAAAAAATTATTCTATCGAGGAAGTAGATTCTCCTGAAATCGAGGCAAAGGGTTGGTTTGATTTTGAAAAATTACCGGCGATGGTTAGTCCAGGCACTCAGCGGCGATTAAGTGAGTATTTTTCTAATTCTGTACGTTTAGATACGTGGTGA
- a CDS encoding type 1 glutamine amidotransferase produces MNKALAGFKVAILVTDGFEQVEMTEPKKELQAVGAEVFIVSPNNEKVKGWQHTKWGDEFAIDVNLEQASPQDYDALLLPGGVINPDKLRINDHAIEFIAHFVKNNKPIAAICHGPWPLINANGVKGHTMTSWPSLKLDLVNAGAQWVDKEVVVDDMLVTSRKPDDIPAFNEAMIKLFSQAPSK; encoded by the coding sequence ATGAATAAAGCATTAGCAGGATTTAAAGTTGCGATTTTAGTTACTGACGGCTTTGAGCAAGTTGAAATGACGGAGCCTAAAAAAGAACTGCAAGCTGTCGGTGCAGAAGTTTTTATCGTCTCCCCAAACAATGAAAAGGTCAAAGGGTGGCAGCATACCAAGTGGGGTGATGAATTCGCTATAGACGTTAACCTCGAACAGGCCAGTCCTCAAGACTACGATGCGTTGCTATTACCGGGCGGGGTCATTAATCCCGATAAATTACGCATTAATGATCATGCCATCGAATTCATTGCCCATTTTGTTAAAAATAACAAACCTATCGCAGCTATCTGCCATGGCCCTTGGCCGCTCATTAATGCGAACGGTGTTAAAGGCCATACTATGACATCATGGCCGTCTCTCAAATTAGATCTAGTAAATGCAGGAGCACAGTGGGTGGATAAAGAAGTAGTAGTGGATGATATGTTAGTAACAAGTCGTAAGCCGGATGATATTCCTGCTTTTAATGAAGCAATGATAAAATTATTTTCACAAGCACCAAGCAAGTGA
- a CDS encoding ankyrin repeat domain-containing protein has product MLEILERFIIKYTIPKLNKKFISPNLSFDEKEKLDELCNKNRKLISGYDQGDYELLSIKHHFLEVLEKRIGKGNHHKKLPLPLQKIDIISLKMMAWKRANKLGLIVDQVNLPEEIKQIIIPHVQLKPYGSLGPIKADRILRNIYRLLDLERNNSALNLTKIKSAIEIAFILNASKLKNTLFDKIQLLPVQKDVLITLLKWAIEYNDTISFNRLFESTESLNNDDILKLIPSSFAGNSEIFNLLSSKVSTERLKTTLLLHVVAESGDIKKLRDLLDQGFPPLRRDENGWLPLHYAIRKGKIKAFKILHPLVADQLTETDHYQLFYCAAINNRLKSIDYLIKNKFNLNAKVDNTNIITGLLSHLYQEMNREEQAWGLAYRTYDESISMIESIISTNSQLVGNKYDKKISENLEMLASIKHKHSTSNFSKKSKALLDHPAIGGDLSLYQRYYGTYKGKVTDAFTGALSAGSITTLLLGVAVKVSAKSSKSHETANIILSLGVVAIVLDLMLLYLYYSRRSRVPCTNFFKNTPPAPENNDQGPVIIVRP; this is encoded by the coding sequence ATGTTAGAAATACTCGAACGTTTTATCATCAAATATACTATTCCGAAATTAAATAAAAAATTTATTTCACCCAACTTATCTTTTGATGAGAAAGAAAAACTTGATGAGCTATGCAATAAAAATAGAAAATTAATTTCAGGCTATGATCAGGGTGATTATGAACTGCTTTCAATCAAACATCATTTTCTTGAAGTCTTAGAGAAAAGGATAGGCAAAGGAAATCACCACAAAAAACTTCCGTTGCCGCTGCAAAAAATTGATATTATTTCATTAAAAATGATGGCATGGAAACGTGCAAACAAACTTGGATTGATTGTAGACCAAGTTAATCTTCCAGAAGAAATTAAACAAATAATTATTCCGCATGTACAACTAAAACCTTATGGTAGTTTAGGACCCATAAAGGCCGATAGAATATTACGAAATATCTATCGACTTTTAGATCTAGAACGTAACAATTCCGCGTTGAATCTCACCAAAATTAAAAGCGCAATAGAAATTGCATTTATATTGAATGCAAGTAAATTAAAAAATACTTTATTCGACAAAATACAGCTTCTTCCGGTGCAGAAGGATGTATTAATTACCTTATTAAAGTGGGCGATAGAGTATAATGACACCATTTCCTTTAATAGATTGTTTGAGTCTACTGAAAGCCTAAATAATGATGACATCCTTAAACTCATACCCTCTTCGTTTGCAGGTAATTCAGAAATCTTCAACTTGCTATCTTCTAAAGTCAGCACTGAAAGATTAAAAACCACATTATTATTACATGTGGTAGCCGAGTCTGGAGACATAAAAAAATTACGCGATCTTTTAGACCAAGGATTCCCACCTCTTAGACGAGATGAAAATGGCTGGTTGCCTTTGCATTACGCAATAAGAAAAGGAAAAATTAAAGCTTTCAAAATTTTGCATCCACTTGTTGCAGATCAGTTAACAGAGACAGACCATTACCAGCTTTTCTATTGTGCCGCAATAAATAATCGTCTTAAATCTATCGATTACCTGATAAAAAATAAGTTCAATTTAAACGCTAAAGTAGATAATACTAACATAATAACAGGCCTTTTAAGCCATCTGTATCAAGAGATGAATAGGGAAGAACAAGCGTGGGGTCTCGCCTATCGAACCTATGATGAATCTATTTCGATGATTGAATCGATCATAAGCACAAACTCTCAATTAGTGGGTAACAAATACGATAAAAAAATCTCTGAGAATTTAGAAATGTTAGCTTCAATTAAACATAAACATAGCACTAGTAATTTCAGCAAAAAGTCCAAAGCCCTTTTGGATCATCCTGCTATTGGAGGTGATCTAAGTTTATATCAGCGCTATTATGGAACATACAAAGGGAAGGTAACAGATGCTTTCACCGGCGCACTATCAGCAGGCTCAATAACTACACTCTTATTAGGAGTGGCTGTCAAAGTCAGCGCTAAATCTAGCAAAAGTCATGAAACAGCTAATATCATCTTAAGTCTAGGTGTTGTCGCAATTGTACTTGATTTGATGCTACTCTATTTATATTACAGCCGAAGAAGCAGAGTTCCCTGCACTAACTTCTTTAAGAATACTCCTCCCGCCCCTGAAAACAATGACCAAGGGCCCGTTATAATTGTGAGACCTTAA